A part of Halobacillus shinanisalinarum genomic DNA contains:
- the nadE gene encoding NAD(+) synthase, with product MEEKVEQLVKWLREKVKEANVEGLLVGVSGGIDSAVVAHLIKRACPEHSLGVIMPCKSQSSDQEHAYKVIESCGISSLTIDLTETHNVMFPSIQKQLNKSASLNEENQKLADANLRARLRMSTLYTIATNHRYLVVGTDNAAEWHTGYFTKFGDGGVDLVPLVHLTKGEVKGLAKHLEIPAEIIHKQPSAGLWEGQTDENEMGTSYEMIDRYLKGGEIPAEDKTTIDHLHKRSAHKRQLPAAPPR from the coding sequence GTGGAAGAAAAAGTAGAACAACTCGTCAAATGGTTACGTGAAAAAGTTAAAGAAGCAAATGTGGAAGGTTTATTGGTTGGGGTTAGCGGCGGAATTGATTCGGCTGTGGTCGCGCATTTAATTAAACGCGCATGTCCTGAGCATTCTTTAGGAGTGATCATGCCATGTAAAAGCCAATCCAGTGACCAAGAACACGCTTATAAGGTCATTGAATCGTGTGGTATTTCTTCTTTAACTATAGATCTAACCGAAACACATAATGTTATGTTTCCATCCATACAAAAACAACTAAACAAGTCAGCTTCTTTAAATGAGGAGAATCAAAAGCTTGCTGATGCCAATTTACGGGCACGTCTTCGAATGAGTACGCTTTACACTATAGCAACAAATCACCGTTATCTCGTCGTGGGTACTGACAACGCAGCCGAATGGCATACAGGTTACTTTACTAAATTTGGAGATGGCGGTGTGGACCTTGTTCCGCTTGTCCACCTGACCAAAGGTGAAGTTAAAGGGCTGGCGAAGCACTTAGAAATACCTGCTGAAATTATTCATAAACAACCGAGTGCCGGGCTCTGGGAAGGTCAAACAGATGAAAATGAGATGGGAACCAGCTATGAAATGATCGACCGCTATTTAAAAGGCGGTGAGATTCCAGCAGAAGATAAGACAACTATTGACCACCTCCATAAGCGTTCAGCCCATAAGCGTCAGCTTCCTGCTGCACCACCTCGATAA
- a CDS encoding aminoglycoside phosphotransferase family protein, which yields MRDIWKIGIQINLGGMMKMTSKERKGDSYTDRLFHWLNSQEKLRISHDLTIKPKVYKAYYHDKPVLLKGYRRSRVLTQQVEFFNHWHEAGSIAAVPLTFPDGSFTKSKLGCEWGIFNWIEGRHADFKRREDRIKTYNVLRRFHRSTRGISILSIPKDPLYIKWSERMRQFEDTEQAFRSYRRKRLYDEIYATMEKQLERFTDNPWGEIEQSAWEGNEWLHGDVAHHNFIIDRNQKVKIIDFDLLYTGPKLYDDIQIAQRFLPHMEGYKSEFFSLFNRVKQPRLWLQGVLVPADLLREWLYGYRRCIREEVSLSFHLGKLERAWETRKKFVRYTEYMLR from the coding sequence ATGAGGGACATATGGAAAATTGGAATCCAAATCAACCTTGGCGGGATGATGAAGATGACGAGTAAGGAAAGAAAGGGCGATTCGTATACGGATCGCCTTTTTCATTGGCTTAATTCACAGGAGAAACTGAGGATATCTCATGATCTTACGATTAAACCTAAGGTGTATAAAGCCTATTATCATGACAAACCTGTTCTTTTAAAAGGATATCGTCGTTCCAGAGTGCTTACTCAGCAGGTGGAGTTTTTTAATCATTGGCATGAGGCTGGATCCATTGCTGCCGTCCCTCTTACCTTTCCGGATGGAAGCTTTACGAAAAGCAAACTTGGTTGTGAATGGGGAATATTTAATTGGATTGAAGGACGACATGCAGATTTTAAGAGGCGAGAAGATCGAATTAAAACCTATAATGTACTAAGGCGGTTTCATAGGAGTACAAGGGGAATTTCTATACTCTCAATTCCTAAGGATCCCCTCTATATCAAATGGTCGGAGCGTATGAGACAGTTTGAAGATACGGAACAGGCGTTTCGTTCTTATCGAAGGAAACGACTGTATGATGAAATTTATGCAACTATGGAAAAACAGCTTGAACGTTTCACAGATAATCCCTGGGGAGAAATTGAACAGTCAGCATGGGAGGGTAACGAATGGCTGCATGGCGATGTGGCCCACCATAACTTTATTATAGATCGTAATCAAAAAGTGAAAATCATTGACTTCGACTTATTATACACTGGTCCAAAACTGTATGATGATATCCAGATTGCTCAACGGTTCCTCCCTCATATGGAAGGATATAAATCAGAATTTTTTAGTTTATTTAACAGGGTTAAACAGCCTAGGCTATGGCTGCAAGGAGTCTTGGTTCCGGCTGATTTATTGAGAGAATGGCTTTATGGGTATCGTAGATGTATAAGGGAAGAAGTCTCTTTATCCTTTCACCTGGGTAAGCTTGAGAGAGCATGGGAGACACGAAAGAAGTTTGTTCGTTACACAGAATATATGCTAAGATAA
- a CDS encoding polyadenylate binding domain-containing protein: MMPQGQLVYSDCYCCPPHDYPMMQDPYQHQPMMPGMQQPNQPQHMMPGMQQPNQPQHMMPGMQQPNQPQHMMPGMQQPNQPQHMMPGMQQPNQPQHMMPWQPWDGEEWDSPSQEMNMPAHHMPVSDCGCGGGHHMPQPYGQPQQNMYGGYPQQHMSPQGGWPQEQMYGAPQMGGWPQQPMNGGPQMGGYPYNEGHMENWNPNQPWRDDEDDE, from the coding sequence ATGATGCCACAAGGTCAACTTGTATATAGTGATTGCTATTGCTGTCCGCCACACGATTATCCTATGATGCAAGATCCTTATCAGCACCAGCCAATGATGCCTGGGATGCAGCAGCCTAACCAACCACAGCATATGATGCCTGGGATGCAGCAGCCTAACCAACCACAGCATATGATGCCTGGGATGCAGCAGCCTAACCAACCACAGCATATGATGCCTGGGATGCAGCAGCCTAACCAACCACAGCATATGATGCCTGGGATGCAGCAGCCCAACCAACCGCAGCATATGATGCCTTGGCAGCCTTGGGATGGGGAAGAATGGGATTCACCTTCACAAGAAATGAATATGCCTGCCCATCATATGCCTGTTTCTGATTGTGGATGCGGCGGTGGCCACCATATGCCACAGCCTTATGGTCAACCACAGCAAAATATGTACGGCGGGTATCCTCAACAACATATGAGCCCACAGGGTGGTTGGCCCCAGGAACAAATGTACGGCGCCCCACAGATGGGAGGATGGCCGCAACAACCTATGAATGGTGGTCCTCAAATGGGTGGTTATCCTTATAATGAGGGACATATGGAAAATTGGAATCCAAATCAACCTTGGCGGGATGATGAAGATGACGAGTAA
- the safA gene encoding SafA/ExsA family spore coat assembly protein, with the protein MRIHIVQKGDTLWKISKKYGVDFEELKGLNTQLSNPDMIMPGMKIKVPQGAKPVKKEAPKKEMPAKHPYKDQSPKPMPVIKEDEKMPKHKPVKEKPMMPIQMPMMEQEVQNYYTTFHLPQMPAPEPKQQPAQQPKQPKQPKQQPAQQPMKAEQPKHYKEKEPNYDMPSPEKEEQYMPGHKIEEQYMPMQQHMPYPQ; encoded by the coding sequence GTGAGAATTCACATTGTGCAAAAAGGCGATACACTCTGGAAAATATCAAAAAAATATGGAGTTGATTTTGAAGAGTTAAAAGGTTTAAATACCCAACTTTCAAACCCAGATATGATTATGCCTGGAATGAAGATTAAGGTTCCTCAAGGGGCAAAGCCAGTAAAAAAAGAGGCCCCGAAAAAGGAAATGCCTGCAAAGCATCCTTATAAGGATCAGTCACCTAAACCGATGCCTGTAATTAAAGAAGACGAGAAGATGCCTAAGCATAAGCCAGTTAAGGAAAAGCCAATGATGCCTATACAAATGCCGATGATGGAGCAGGAAGTACAGAACTATTACACGACATTTCATTTGCCTCAAATGCCGGCACCTGAACCAAAGCAGCAACCTGCACAGCAACCAAAGCAACCAAAGCAACCAAAGCAACAACCTGCACAGCAGCCCATGAAAGCTGAACAACCTAAACATTATAAAGAAAAAGAGCCGAATTATGATATGCCTTCTCCTGAGAAAGAAGAACAATATATGCCTGGTCATAAAATTGAAGAACAATATATGCCAATGCAGCAGCATATGCCATATCCCCAATGA
- the pheA gene encoding prephenate dehydratase produces the protein MQRIGYLGPKGTFTKMAADAFFEEGSFIGYESIPACLDAVESGDVDLGVVPIENAIEGSVHLTIDYLIHEVNQAVIAELTVPIQQHLLVHPDYDGEGFTHIYSHSQAIAQCQQYLYKNYRTAELVYTSSTGRAAEIVAEKGIHTAAIGNHLAAEQNELTILKANIHDYDNNHTRFAVVQKTPTPLNAGNHSVQKHKTTIMVTLPKDYVGALHQVLSAFSWRKMNLSKIESRPMKTGLGNYFFLIDVDQPFDDVLFPGVKAELEMLGCRLKLLGTYPSYLMEINSFNS, from the coding sequence ATGCAACGAATTGGTTATTTGGGGCCTAAAGGAACGTTTACCAAAATGGCGGCGGATGCTTTTTTTGAAGAGGGGTCATTTATAGGCTACGAAAGCATACCAGCATGTTTGGATGCCGTAGAGAGTGGAGATGTTGATTTAGGAGTTGTGCCGATTGAGAATGCGATTGAAGGTTCTGTGCACTTAACGATTGATTACTTGATTCATGAAGTTAATCAAGCTGTGATTGCAGAGTTAACAGTTCCTATTCAACAGCACCTCCTCGTCCATCCTGACTATGACGGGGAAGGATTTACTCACATTTATTCCCATAGTCAGGCAATTGCTCAGTGCCAACAATACTTATATAAAAATTATCGAACAGCTGAACTTGTCTACACCAGTTCAACAGGGAGAGCAGCAGAGATTGTGGCTGAAAAAGGAATTCATACCGCTGCTATAGGAAACCACTTAGCTGCAGAGCAAAATGAATTAACTATTTTAAAGGCAAATATTCATGATTATGACAATAACCATACGCGTTTTGCCGTTGTCCAAAAAACACCTACACCATTAAATGCGGGGAATCATTCTGTTCAGAAACATAAGACAACCATCATGGTTACGCTTCCAAAAGATTATGTTGGCGCACTCCATCAAGTGCTCTCAGCGTTCTCCTGGAGAAAGATGAACCTTTCTAAAATCGAGTCAAGACCAATGAAGACAGGGCTTGGCAACTACTTCTTTTTAATAGATGTCGATCAACCCTTTGATGACGTTTTGTTTCCGGGGGTCAAAGCTGAGCTTGAAATGCTGGGATGCAGGTTGAAACTGCTTGGAACCTATCCTAGTTACTTAATGGAAATTAATTCATTCAATAGTTAA
- a CDS encoding ACT domain-containing protein, whose product MADYNEQFYLVRSDILPEAMRKTIDAKALLERGKAESIFEAVQHVGLSRSAFYKYRDAVFPFQAMVKEQMITLFFHLEDRAGTLSNLLLTVAESGCNVLTIHQTIPLQGKANVTLSLNTTGMMYTIEKLLQKLHKLDFVDRVEVLSSGA is encoded by the coding sequence ATGGCGGATTATAACGAGCAATTTTATTTAGTTCGTAGTGATATTCTCCCTGAAGCGATGAGGAAAACGATCGATGCGAAAGCATTACTGGAACGTGGAAAGGCTGAATCCATTTTTGAAGCCGTTCAGCATGTCGGTCTCTCTCGAAGTGCTTTTTACAAATACAGGGATGCCGTCTTTCCGTTTCAAGCTATGGTTAAGGAACAAATGATCACCTTGTTTTTCCATTTGGAAGATCGTGCTGGGACACTATCAAATCTGCTGTTAACCGTAGCTGAATCAGGTTGTAATGTATTGACGATACACCAAACCATTCCCTTACAAGGAAAAGCAAACGTAACTTTGTCTTTAAATACAACAGGGATGATGTACACAATAGAGAAATTATTACAAAAGCTTCATAAATTGGACTTCGTCGACAGGGTAGAAGTTTTAAGTTCAGGGGCTTAA
- a CDS encoding Spo0B domain-containing protein gives MSKEEMIAILRHKRHDWMNQIQLIQGYASMGKVDKVQVQVDKIIQDSEQERRLLNSSAYEFSLWLLTFNLNQDQYRLTYTIQLDVDLPIFDKKLTAYAKRLLTLMDEFRKKDELYEGRVQMYQRLGTHQLGVSWEWKGAFIAPERLETKLNDEGFIAFYDGDELSVEMTIE, from the coding sequence TTGAGTAAAGAAGAGATGATTGCGATACTTAGACATAAGCGTCATGACTGGATGAATCAAATACAATTGATCCAAGGCTATGCCTCCATGGGGAAGGTAGACAAGGTACAAGTTCAAGTCGATAAAATTATACAGGATTCCGAGCAGGAACGAAGGTTGCTGAATAGTAGTGCGTATGAGTTTTCTCTTTGGTTACTTACATTTAATTTGAATCAGGATCAATATCGTTTAACATACACGATTCAGCTAGATGTTGATTTACCCATTTTTGATAAGAAATTGACGGCTTATGCAAAACGTTTACTTACATTGATGGATGAATTTCGTAAAAAAGATGAACTTTATGAAGGAAGAGTACAAATGTATCAGAGGTTAGGAACACATCAGCTAGGTGTAAGCTGGGAGTGGAAAGGAGCTTTTATAGCACCAGAGCGGTTAGAAACGAAGCTTAATGATGAAGGATTTATCGCATTCTACGATGGTGATGAACTTTCCGTTGAAATGACGATTGAATAA
- the rpmA gene encoding 50S ribosomal protein L27: MLRLDLQFFASKKGVSSTKNGRDSESKRLGAKRADGQSVTGGSILYRQRGTKVYPGENVGRGGDDTLFAKVDGVVKFERYGRNRKKVSVYPVAVAQEA, translated from the coding sequence ATGCTACGTCTTGATTTGCAATTTTTTGCCTCTAAAAAAGGTGTAAGTAGTACAAAAAACGGCCGTGACTCTGAGTCTAAACGTCTTGGAGCGAAACGTGCAGACGGACAATCTGTAACAGGCGGATCTATCCTTTATCGTCAACGCGGAACAAAGGTTTACCCAGGTGAAAACGTTGGCCGTGGAGGAGACGACACTCTATTCGCAAAAGTGGACGGTGTTGTTAAGTTCGAACGTTACGGACGTAATCGTAAGAAAGTGAGCGTTTATCCTGTAGCTGTAGCACAGGAAGCTTAA
- a CDS encoding ribosomal-processing cysteine protease Prp, whose amino-acid sequence MINVSVFRLHGEITGFEISGHAESGPYGHDLVCAAVSAVSIGAVNAIVSLCEFEPEISQDGEGGYLKVTLPDNLDEAAHTKAQTLLEGMQVSLETIENEYSQYIKITQM is encoded by the coding sequence ATGATTAATGTTTCCGTGTTTCGCTTACATGGAGAAATCACAGGCTTTGAAATCTCCGGACACGCCGAAAGTGGTCCTTATGGCCATGATCTGGTCTGTGCTGCGGTTTCTGCTGTATCCATAGGAGCAGTGAATGCCATTGTGAGTCTTTGTGAATTTGAGCCTGAAATTTCCCAGGACGGTGAAGGTGGGTATTTAAAAGTGACCTTACCTGATAATTTAGATGAGGCAGCTCATACTAAAGCTCAAACTTTACTTGAAGGAATGCAGGTGTCACTCGAAACGATAGAAAATGAATATAGCCAATATATTAAAATCACACAAATGTAA
- the rplU gene encoding 50S ribosomal protein L21, which translates to MYAIIETGGKQIKVQEGQEIYVEKVSVEAGETVTFDKVLFVGGDDTKVGAPFVDGASVTAKVEKQGRQKKLTVFKYKPKKNYKRKQGHRQPYTKLVVESIKA; encoded by the coding sequence ATGTACGCAATTATTGAAACTGGTGGAAAACAAATCAAAGTTCAAGAAGGCCAAGAAATCTACGTAGAGAAAGTAAGCGTAGAAGCTGGCGAGACTGTAACTTTTGATAAAGTGCTTTTCGTAGGCGGAGACGACACAAAAGTTGGTGCTCCTTTCGTAGATGGTGCTTCAGTAACGGCTAAAGTTGAAAAACAAGGTCGTCAGAAGAAGCTTACTGTCTTCAAATACAAGCCGAAAAAGAACTACAAGCGTAAACAAGGTCACCGTCAGCCGTACACAAAACTTGTTGTTGAGAGCATCAAGGCGTAA
- a CDS encoding ribonuclease E/G, with product MRTIAVHTQTSEQIGIVLENNDVIEYVTIRPEVQMLSGSIYLGKVSHINKAIQAAFIDIGEERTGFLKKESIPWAQKSIESTLKEGQSLTVQVTKEPEGTKGAQLTADITVPGLFVIYQPYGKRTAVSKRIDAKQAEVLRTWTSRQLDADEGVIVRTAASNVSTQTILNEIDQLRDLWARQIKTSTTDRSRKLVDDPILPDQLIRKHPLSLITEIVVNNSQLSQSIKQRYPMLAEKVKWVKNISSYTGITINELQSKLIQPVVVTEQGMELVIEQTEAMTVIDINSHKFKQKTLSSYQKLEMNKTAAVEVARQIQLRNISGIILVDYISMQEKKQEKELLKYMSELVRRDPVSTTILGITRLGLMEITRQRRFSNVSDQLTAIQKPAFSKDTLIYRLERYLTENIQSEAVLVAMSPDLYYHKKQLLSQSISSKIPQELFVRQDSSITDWQIELEGSLDMIQSVISRRVYHVDNLF from the coding sequence ATGAGAACGATTGCCGTACATACACAGACGAGTGAACAAATAGGTATTGTTCTAGAAAATAATGATGTCATCGAATATGTAACAATACGCCCGGAAGTGCAAATGCTTTCGGGTTCCATTTATTTGGGAAAGGTCAGTCATATTAATAAGGCTATCCAAGCAGCTTTTATTGATATTGGTGAAGAGAGGACAGGATTTTTAAAGAAGGAATCCATTCCCTGGGCTCAAAAATCTATTGAAAGCACGTTGAAAGAAGGGCAATCACTTACTGTCCAGGTTACAAAGGAACCTGAGGGCACAAAAGGCGCTCAGCTTACTGCAGATATTACTGTTCCTGGTCTCTTCGTCATTTATCAACCTTATGGAAAAAGAACAGCTGTTTCCAAGCGGATCGATGCGAAACAGGCGGAGGTGTTGAGGACGTGGACCAGTCGGCAGCTTGACGCGGATGAAGGAGTGATCGTTCGGACGGCTGCATCAAACGTTTCGACTCAAACGATTTTAAATGAAATCGACCAACTGAGGGATCTATGGGCGAGACAAATAAAGACCAGCACGACCGACCGATCGCGTAAACTAGTTGATGACCCCATTTTACCCGACCAACTGATTCGCAAGCATCCACTCTCACTGATTACAGAAATCGTTGTTAACAATAGTCAGTTGAGTCAATCGATCAAACAACGTTATCCTATGCTTGCTGAGAAAGTTAAGTGGGTGAAAAATATATCAAGCTATACTGGCATTACGATCAATGAACTGCAATCCAAACTAATCCAACCTGTTGTTGTAACGGAACAGGGAATGGAATTAGTGATAGAACAAACGGAAGCGATGACGGTGATTGATATTAACAGTCATAAATTCAAACAAAAGACTTTATCTTCTTACCAAAAGCTTGAAATGAATAAAACTGCAGCTGTAGAAGTAGCGAGGCAAATACAGTTGCGAAATATTTCAGGTATCATTTTAGTTGATTACATTTCTATGCAGGAGAAGAAGCAGGAAAAAGAACTTCTGAAATACATGTCTGAGCTAGTACGAAGAGATCCAGTATCCACCACTATTTTAGGGATAACAAGGCTTGGCTTAATGGAAATCACGAGACAGCGACGCTTTAGCAACGTGAGTGATCAATTAACGGCTATACAGAAACCAGCATTTTCTAAAGATACACTTATTTATCGCTTAGAACGTTATTTAACGGAAAATATCCAAAGTGAAGCTGTACTGGTAGCTATGTCCCCTGATCTTTATTACCATAAAAAACAATTGCTTTCTCAGTCTATTTCTAGTAAAATTCCACAGGAGCTATTTGTTAGACAAGACTCTTCGATCACTGACTGGCAAATAGAGCTTGAAGGGTCACTTGATATGATACAATCAGTCATCTCAAGACGTGTGTATCATGTTGACAACTTGTTTTGA
- a CDS encoding site-2 protease family protein, whose protein sequence is MFTIVAIHEWGHFAAARSNGWRVSHIEFWLFGGAVVSDEHSTKPFKEQAHVILSGPIQHVWIAILLFLLQYFMGPHPLLSTALHYNGLVLLLNLLPIWPLDGGKLLFYVLTQLISFQKSLKVTLFLSLACILTALIVLLLEQRMTLSGLLLAGFLLLENGLEWKRRTFTFMRYLIYGARRDPGKLKVKYLSIDPNTPVRNVLKNVRANRRHFYILKRKPGLYIVDEQECLRMFIDQKKTSLRMEDLPQIL, encoded by the coding sequence TTGTTTACAATCGTTGCTATACATGAATGGGGGCACTTTGCGGCTGCTCGTTCTAATGGCTGGAGAGTATCCCACATTGAATTTTGGTTGTTTGGAGGAGCTGTTGTAAGTGACGAGCATTCGACGAAACCATTTAAGGAACAAGCCCATGTTATTTTATCCGGACCGATCCAGCACGTGTGGATTGCTATTCTGCTTTTCCTCCTTCAATATTTTATGGGCCCCCATCCTTTACTGTCAACTGCCCTCCATTATAATGGACTTGTCCTATTATTAAATTTATTACCTATCTGGCCTCTAGATGGTGGGAAGCTCCTGTTCTATGTGTTGACACAACTTATCTCCTTTCAGAAGAGCCTTAAGGTGACATTATTTTTGTCTTTAGCATGTATTTTAACAGCGTTAATTGTACTGTTGCTTGAACAAAGAATGACACTATCTGGCCTGCTGCTCGCTGGCTTTTTACTTCTTGAGAACGGTTTAGAGTGGAAGAGGCGAACGTTTACTTTTATGAGATACCTTATATATGGTGCTAGGAGAGACCCAGGGAAGTTAAAGGTGAAATACCTCTCTATAGACCCCAACACCCCGGTTCGAAATGTCTTGAAAAATGTCCGAGCCAATCGCAGGCATTTTTATATATTGAAACGAAAACCAGGTTTATATATAGTAGATGAACAGGAGTGTCTTCGCATGTTTATCGATCAAAAGAAGACAAGCCTTCGGATGGAGGATCTGCCGCAAATCTTATAG